DNA from Oryzisolibacter sp. LB2S:
CCTGGGCCTGACCTACTTCATCCTCTGCTTCGGCCTCTCGCGCCTTGCCCAATGGCTGGAGCGGCGGCTGGCACGCCAGGGGCGCGGTGCCACCCTTTCAACCAAGCCTGCAGCATGATCGAACTGAACAACGTGAACAAATGGTACGGCGACTACCACGCGCTGGTGGACGTGACCGAGACCATCGCCAGCGGCGAAGTCGTCGTGGTCTGCGGCCCCTCGGGCTCGGGCAAGTCCACGCTGATCCGCACCATCAATCGCCTCGAGGAGATCCAGGGCGGCCAGATCCTGCTGGACGGGCGCGACGTGCACGACCCGAAGCTGGACGTGAACCAGCTGCGCGCCGGCATCGGCTTCGTGTTCCAGCAGTTCAACCTGTTTCCGCACCTGACCGTGCTGGACAACTGCACGCTGGCCGCGGTGCAGCTCAGGAAGATGGCGCAGGCCGAGGCGCGCGACCGCGCCATGGCCCTGCTCGAACGCGTGGGCCTGGCGCACAAGGCGCAGGCCCTGCCGGCCCAGCTCTCGGGCGGGCAGCAGCAGCGCGTGGCGATTGCGCGCGCGCTCACGCTCAAGCCCCCGGTCATGCTGCTCGACGAGCCCACCAGCGCGCTTGACCCGGAAATGGTCGGCGAGGTACTGCTCGTCATGCGCGACCTCGCGCGCGACGGCATGACCATGGTCTGCGTCACGCACGAGATGGGCTTTGCGCGCGAGGTGGCCGACCGCGTGATCTTCATGGACCAGGGCGCGGTGCTCGAGCGCGCCACGCCGCACGAGTTCTTCAACCACCCGCAACATCCGCGCACGCAGAAGTTCCTCTCCGACATCCGCTCGCCGTTCGAGAAAAGCGCCAGCTGATACCCCGCCCCCATCACCGTCGCCATCACCCTCAAGGAGTTGCCATGAAATCCCGCGCCGCCGTTGCCTTCAAGGCTGGAGAACCCCTGCAAATCGTCGAGATCGACGTCGCCCCGCCCAAGAAGGGCGAGGTGCTGGTGCGCATCACCCACACCGGCGTCTGCCACACCGATGCCTTCACGCTCTCGGGCGACGACCCCGAGGGCATCTTCCCCGCCGTGCTCGGGCATGAGGGCGCGGGCATCGTCGTCGAGTGCGGCGAAGGCGTGACCAGCGTCAAGCCCGGTGACCATGTGATCCCGCTGTACACGGCAGAATGCGGCGAATGCCTGTTCTGCAAGAGCGGCAAGACCAACCTCTGCGTGGCCGTGCGCGCCACCCAGGGCAAGGGCGTGATGCCCGATGGCACGACGCGCTTTTCCTACAACGGCCAGCCCGTCTACCACTACATGGGCTGCTCCACTTTCAGCGAATACACCGTGGTGGCCGAGGTGTCGCTCGCAAAGATTGACCCCGCGGCCAACCCCGAGCAGGTGTGCCTGCTGGGCTGCGGCGTAACCACGGGCCTGGGCGCCGTGAAGAACACCGCCAAGGTGCAGCCCGGCGACACCGTCGCGGTGTTTGGTCTGGGCGGTATTGGCCTGGCTGTCATCCAGGGCGCGAAGCTCGCCCAGGCCGGGCGCATCATCGCCATCGACACCAACCCCGGCAAATTCGACCTGGCACGCACCTTTGGCGCCACCGACTGCGTCAACCCCAAGGACTTCGACAAGCCGATTCAGCAGGTGATCGTCGAGATGACCGGCTGGGGCGTCGATCATTCCTTCGAATGCATAGGCAACGTGAATGTGATGCGCGCGGCGCTCGAATGCGCGCACCGCGGCTGGGGCCAGAGCGTGATCATCGGCGTGGCGGGCGCGGGCCAGGAGATCTCCACCCGCCCCTTCCAGCTCGTCACGGGCCGGCGTTGGCTGGGCACGGCATTCGGCGGCGTCAAGGGCCGCAGCGAACTGCCCGGCATGGTGCAGGACGCCATGGCCGGCCGCATCCAGCTTGCGCCCTTCGTCACCCACACCATGGGCCTGGCCGACATCAACCAGGCCTTCGACCTCATGCACGAGGGCAAGTCGATTCGCTCGGTGGTGCACTACGGCAATTAAAAAAACAATAGCTGCTCGCGCTTGCCTGCTGGGCGTTTCAGTGCAATTTAACCTGAAACAGCCCGAGCCTCAGATGGCCGTCATTCCGGCGAAGGCCGGAATCCATGCGGCTTGGGCGCGGCGAGGTTCCTGGATTCCGGCCTTCGCCGGAATGACGACGATTTGACAGCCTGAGGAAGAACCACCCAATGACCATCCCCATGGAACTGCTGTCCTCCCACGCCTGCTTCGGCGGCGAGCAGCGCTTTTACCGCCATGCCTCGCGCGAGATCGGCCTGCCGATGGCGTTCTCGGTCTTTCTGCCACCCGCGGCGCTCGCGGGCGAGAAGGTGCCCGCCCTGCTCTACCTGGCGGGCCTGACCTGCACCGAGGAGACCTTCCCCACTAAGGCCGGCGCGCAGCGGCTCGCGGCCGAGCTGGGCCTGGCCCTGATCGCGCCCGACACCAGCCCGCGCGGCGCGGGCGTGGCGGGCGAGTCCGACGCCTGGGACTTCGGTGTGGGCGCGGGTTTCTACCTCGACGCCAGCCAGGCCCCCTGGGCCACGCACTGGCGCATGGAGAGCTGGCTGATGCAGGAGCTGCTGCCGCTCATCACCCAGGCCCTGCCCATCGACGGCACGCGCATCGGCGTCTTCGGGCACAGCATGGGCGGGCATGGCGCGCTCACGCTGGCGCTGCGCCACCCGGGCCGCTTCAAGAGCCTGTCGGCCTTCGCCCCCATCGCCCATCCGGTCGACTGCCCTTGGGGGGAGAAGGCCTTCACGGGCTATTTTGGAACGAACCGCCAGGCCTGGGCCGCTCACGATGCCACGCTGCTCATGCAAGGCCAAACCCAGGCGCCCTACCCCGGCGGCATCCTCATCGACCAGGGGCTGGCGGACAAATTCCTGCACGACGGGCAGCTGCGGCCCGAGTCCTTCGAGGCCGCCTGCGCGGCCACGGGACAGCCGCTCACGCTGCGCCGCCACGCGGGCTATGACCATGGCTACTACTTCATCCAGAGCTTCATGGCCGATCACCTGCGCCACCATGCGCAGCAGTTGGGGCTGATCTAAAACAACACCCCCTGCCCACGCGCCAGCGCCGGGCGGAACTGCGTCAGGTCCAGCGCCGTGCGCTCGCGGTTGAGCCCCAGGCGCGCGCAGGTCTTCTCGAAGCGCTGGCGCAGCAGGTCGGCCCACAGGCCCTGGCCCTTCATGCGGCTGGCGTGGCTGGCGTCGTAGCTCTTGCCCGCGGCGCGGGCGGGCGCGTCCACGCCATGCAGGTCCTGGATGCGCGCGATCACGCGCTCGGCACGCTCCGGGTAGTGCAGCGCAAGCCATTGGCGCATCAGCGCGTTGAGCTCCCACGGCAGGCGGATCACCGTGTAGAAGGCCGACCGGGCGCCCGCCTCGCGCGCGGCGGCCAGCACCTGCTCCATGTCCTCGGTGATGAAGGGGATCTGCGGCGCCACGCTCACGCCCACGGGCACGCCGGCGTCGGCCAGCGCGCGTATGGTGCGCAGCCGCCGCTCGGGCGATGCGGCGCGCGGCTCGAGCACGCGCGCAAGGTGCGCGTCCAGCGTGGTGATGGTCACATAGGCGGCGGCCAGGCGCGCCTGTGCGAGCGGAGCGAGCAGGTCCAGGTCGCGCTCCACGCCGCTGCTCTTGGTAATGAGCGAAAACGGGTGGCGCGCCTCCTGCATCACCTCGATCAGGCCGCGCGTCAAAAGCAGCTCGCGCTCCACGGGCTGGTAGCAGTCGGTGGCCGAGCCGATGTTGACCACCGACGGCCGGTGACCGGGCCGCGCCAGCTCCTCGCGCAGCAGGGCGGCAATGTTGCGCTTGGCGATGATGTGCGTCTCGAAGTCCAGCCCCGGCGACAGGCCCAGATAGCTGTGCGTGGGCCGCGCATAGCAGTACACGCAGCCATGCTCGCAGCCGCGGTAGGGGTTGACGGACTGCTCGAAGAAGATGTCGGGCGAGTCGTTGCGGCACAGCGCGCTGCGCGCGTCCTCCCAGACCACCCGGGTGCGCGGCGGCGCGGTGGGTTCGGCAGGCTCGGCGCCCTCCTGCGCCTGCGGGCCGCCCCAGCCGTCATCAAAGGGCGCGCGCGCATCGCGCGCGAAGCGGTGTGCCATGCGCTCGGCAGCGCCACGACCCTTGATGGGGCGCGCGGGCGGGAATACAGGAGCTTCATCGTCGATCATGAGAACACTGTAAATACAAACAGTGCTTCACGAGAAACCCTGCACGCATAAGTGATTTCAGGCGTTCTGGCAAACGCCGCGCAATTCACGGCAGCGGCGTATGACTTCCCTTGGCAAAAGCAGTGCTGCAGCGCACAATGCCGCATCGCACCAAGCAGGTGTTTGTTGAATTTCATGCCTTGGCCCGGACAACCCCGTTGCCCGGGCTTTTGTCCGTTTGAGAGCTGCCGCAGGCCGCGGCACGCCATTGAGTCCAGGGAGTCCCACCATGTCGCAGAGCAAACCCCACATCGTCCTGTCCTCGCTGGACATGGATCGCATCGAGGCCCTGCTGGAGAAGAACCAGACGCCCTTCCCCGGCCGCGACGTGCTGGAGGCCGAGCTCGACCGCGCCGACGTGCTCGACCCCAAGGACATGCCGCCCAATGTCGTGACCATGAACTCCACCGTGCGCTTCACCATGCTGGAGACCGGCAAGACCAGCACGCTGACCCTGGTCTATCCCAAGGAGATGGACGGCAGCGACAGCAAGGTGTCCATCTTCGCCCCCGTGGGCATCGCCCTGCTGGGCCTGGCCGTGGGCGACGAGCTGCAGATGCCCAGCGCCACGGGCAAGGTCACCACGGTGCGCGTGGACGCGATCGACTACCAGCCCGAGAACGCGGGCGAGCTCCATCGCTGAGACCCGCGCCCCGCGCTACGGCCAGGCAGCCCGCGGGCTGCCTTTTTTGTGCCCGCGCCATCACGAACAGCTTCAGAGAACGGCCGCCGTGAGCAGCCCCGCGCCCACCATGCCGGCCTGCCAACCGAGCGCCGATTGCCAGTCGGGCGCGTGGCGCTCCACGCGTTCGTAGAGCACATGGCCCGCGGCCAGCGACAGACCGAAGGCCAGCGGCATGCCGATCTCGGCCGCGAGCACGGAGTCCGGCCAGAGGAAATGCACCACGGCGTTCACCATCACGCAGACTGCGAAGTGCACGAGAAAGACCGAGTACGACATCTGCCCGAGCCGGTTCAGCGGCGCCCAGCCCTGCCAGCGCGCCGTGCCCGGCCGGCGCATGACCAGCACCAGGGCCAGCGCCGTGACGCCGGCGAGCGCAATGCGGTCGCGCCACTGCGCGGCCAGCGCCACCCCCACCAGCGCCACGATCAGCAGGGTCCAGCCCCAGGCGCCCGGCGCCTGCGGCGAGCGCACGGCCCAGAAGGCCAGCATGCCCAGGCCGTAGGCACCGAAGAAATACGCGGCCCAGATGTCCCAGCGCGCGTCGCGGTTGAAGTACAGCAGCGACGCTGCCACGCCCAGCGCCACGATGAGCTGCGCCCCCGTCATGGCCCAGGGCCAGCAGCGCGCGAGCATCTGGCGCCCCAAGCGCGCGCGCAGCGCCGTCGCGGCCCAGGAGACCGCCGCGAGCGCCAGCGCCGTGAGCGCGAACAGCTGAAAGTCGATGGCCACATACCAGACGCCCGCGGAGAGCGACTCCTCGCCCATCACGCCGTGCAGCAGCAGTGCATGGGCCAGCAGCTGCCACAGTCCGGGTTCGGCGGACACGGAGTCATGGTGGAACCACGGCCGCACCGCCGCCTGCACGACGATGGCCAGCGCCAGCGCCACGGCATAGGGCACGACCAGGCGCACATAGCGGCGCAGCACACGCATCCAGGGCGCATCGAAGCGCGCATGCCCGCGCGGCGCCAGGCTGGCCGCGGCCAGAAAGCCGCCGAGCACGAGAAACACCTGCACGGCCATGCGTGCGTATTCGTAGAGCCAGTCGATGAGGGCCGGCATGTCCTGGCGCACGAGGTCGGACATGGGCCCATAGAACGCGAGGTGGTGCCAAACGATGGCCATGCAGGCCAGGCCCTTGGCGCTGTCGATGACGGCGCTGCGCTGTGGTTGGGACATGGGAGGGGATGGGGCGAAACACTGAATCCGGGGAAAACCCAGACTCCTTCAACGCACGACCCACCCCAATGGTTCACACGGGCAGCAAAAAACATAGCGCCACGGCCAGCGCCAGCAATTCTCTGCCCCCGTTCAGTGTCACAAGGCCCGCTGCGCCGCCTCGGCAATGTGCGCCGCGTCCACGCGGAAGAAGCTGCGCAGCGCGGCGCGCGTGTCACTGCGGCCAAAGCCGTCGGTGCCCAGCGTGCGCAAGCGCCGGCCCTCGGGGATGTAGGCGCGCACGGACTCGGGCACGGCGCGCACATAGTCGGTGGCGGCGACGATGGGGCCCTGCGTGGCCGCGAGCACCTGGGCCAGCCAGGGCGTGGCGCCGCTGTCCTCGCAGGCCTGGCCATCGCGCGCGAGCTCGCTCCAGCTCGTCACGCTGACCACATGGGCCGTGATGCCGTCCGCGGCCAGCCGCTCTGCGGCCTTGAGCACCTCGGTCAGGATGGCGCCCGAGCCCAGCAGGGTGACGTGCCTTTCAGATGAAATCTGGCTCTCACGCCCGTCTATCAAGCGCGGGGAGCTATTGAACAAATAGCATCCACGCAGCACGCCCTCATGCGCGGCCTCGGGCAGGTCGGCCTGGGCGTAGTTCTCGTTCATGAGCGTGATGTAGTAGAAGACATCGCGCTGCTCGGTGAGCATCTCGCGCATGCCGGCATCGACGATGACGGCCATCTCACCCGCAAAGGCCGGGTCGTACGCCTTGCAGTTGGGAATCGCGGCGGCCATCAGGTGGCTGCTGCCGTCCTGGTGCTGCAGGCCCTCGCCGCCCAGCGTGGTGCGCCCGCTGGTCGCGCCCAGCAGAAAGCCGCGCGCGCGCTGGTCGGCCGCGGCCCAGATGGCGTCGCCCACGCGCTGGAAGCCGAACATCGAGTAGTAGATGTAGAACGGCAGCATGGCCAGGCCGTGCACGCTGTAGCTCGTCGCCGCGGCCGTCCAGCTGGCGATGGCGCCGGCCTCGCTGATGCCCTCCTCAAGGATCTGGCCGTCGCGCGCCTCGCGGTACGAGAGGATGGAGCCTATGTCCTCGGGCGCGTAGCGCTGGCCCACGTTGCTGTAGATGCCCACCTGCTTGAACAGATTGGCCATGCCGAAGGTGCGCGCCTCGTCGGCGACGATGGGCACGATGCGCGGGCCCAGGGTGGCGTCCTTGAGCAGGCTGCCGAGCATGCGCACAAAGGCCATGGTGGTGCTCATCTCCTTGGCCTGGGGCGCCAGGGCGAACTGCGCGTAGCTCGCCAAGGGCGGCACGGCCAGGGCCTCGCAGGTCGATTCGCGCCGCGGCAGATAGCCGCCCAGGGCCTGGCGCCGCGCCTGCAGGTATTGCATCTCGGCGCTGTCGTCCGCGGGCCTGAGGAACTCCAGGGCCACGGCCTGCGCGTCGGTCAGCGGCAGGTGGAAGCGGTTGCGAAACGCGATGAGCTCCTGGTCATCGAGCTTCTTCTGGCTGTGCGTGGTCATCTTGCCCTGGCCGGCCGTGCCCATGCCGTAGCCCTTCTTGGTGTGCGCCAGGATCACCGTGGGCTGGCCGCGGTGCGCGGCGGCCGCCTGGTAGGCGGCGTAGATCTTCACGAGGTCATGGCCGCCGCGCTTGAGGCGGTCGATCTGCTCGTCCGTCATGCCCTGGGCCAGTTGCTGCAGCTCGGAGCTCTGGCCGAAGAAGTTGTCGCGGTTGAAGCGCCCGTCCTTGGCGGCAAAGGTCTGCATCTGGCCATCGACGGTCTCGCCCAGGGTGCGCACCAGCGTGCCCGTGAGGTCGCGCGCAAACAGGCCGTCCCAGTCGCTGCCCCACAGCAGCTTGATGACGTTCCAGCCGCTGCCCGTGAACAGGCGCTCCAGTTCATCGACGATGCGGCCGTTGCCGCGCACCGGGCCATCGAGCCGCTGCAGGTTGCAGTTGACCACCCAGACCAGGTTGTCCAGCCCCTCGCGCGCGGCGAGCGTGAGGGCGCTGGTGCTCTCGGGCTCGTCCATCTCGCCGTCACCGAACACGCCCCAGACCTTGCGGCCCTTGCAGTCGAGCAGGCCACGGTCGGTCAGAAAGTGCATGAAGCGCGCGTGGTAGATGCTGCTGATGGGCCCAATGCCCATGGAGCCCGTGGGGAACTGCCAGAAGTCCGGCATGGACCAGGGGTGGGGGTAGCTGCACAGGCCGCGCGCGCCCGCCTGGGGCGCGCTGATCTCCTGGCGGAAATGCAGCAGGTCCTGCTCGGACAGCCGGCCCTCGAGGAACGCGCGCGCATAGACACCGGGCGCGCTGTGCGGCTGAAAGAACACCAGGTCGCCGCGGTGCTGGCCCGGCGCCAATCCCTCGCGCGCGTGGAAGAAATGGTTGAAGCCGACCTCGAACAGATCGGCCGCGCTCGCGTAGCTCGCGATATGGCCGCCGAGCTCGCCATAGGCCTGGTTGGCGCGCACCACCATGGCCAGCGCGTTCCAGCGCATCAGGCTGGCCAGGCGCTCCTCCACGGCCAGGTCACCGGGGAACACGGGCTGAGCCTGTGCGGCAATGGTGTTGACGGCCGGGGTGTTGAGCTCGGGCTGCCAGCCCACCTGGGCGGCGCGCGCCGCGCGCGCGAGCTCGTCAAGCATGAAACGGGCGCGCTCGGGGCCTGCGCTGGCCAGCAGCGCGGCGAAGGCGTCGCGCCATTCGGCGGTTTCCTGCGGATCGGTGTCCGCGATGCAGCTCAAGGAAGAGAAAGGCAATGGGGCATTCATGAGCGTCACTGTATGCCTGAACCCGCCACACAGGGTACTGTTTTCGGTGCGGGGCGCCCATCGCACAGCACAATATGCTTCTTTTCATCACTTTTGCAGCATATGAAGCTTGACACCACCGATCTGCGCATCCTGGCCGAACTGCAGGCCGATGGCTCGCTGTCCAACGTGGAGCTGGCTCGGCGCGTGCACCTGTCGCCCTCGCCCTGCCTGGCGCGCGTCAAGGCGCTCGAGGGCGCGGGCATCATCAGCCGCTATGTGGCGCTGGCCGACCCGACGGCGCTGGGGCTGGGGCTGAACGTATTCATCAACATCAGCCTCAAGAGCCAGAGCCGCGAGGCCCTGGCCGCCTTCGAGCAGCGCATTGCCGAGCACGAGCAGGTCATGGAGTGCTACCTCATGACCGGCGACAGCGACTACCTGATCCGCGTCGTGCTGCCCGACATCGCGGCGCTCGAGCGCTTCATCCTCGAGCAGCTCACGCCGATCGCCGGCATCGAGAAGATTCGCACCAGCTTCACGCTCAAGCAGGTGCGCTACAAGACCGCGCTGCCGCTGCCACAGGCGTAGCGGTGGGGCAGTGTGCGCTCCTTCATCCATAGCTGCTCGCGCTTGTCCTGAAACGGCTGACGGCGTTTTTGATTCCGACTCCCTGCCCCCCGTCATCCCCGCGTAAGCGGGGATCCACAGCGACGGCAAAGCGGGCCCCACTGACACCTGGATCCCCGCGTTCGCGGGGATGACGGAGTGGCCGCATTCGCTCCTCCATCCATAGCTGCTCGCGCTTGTCCTGAAATGGCTGACGGCGTTTTTGATTCCAACTCCCTGCCCCCCGTCATCCCCGCGCAGGCGGGGATCCACTGCTCTGGCAAAGCGGCACGCCTAGTGGCTCCTGGATCCCCGCGTTCGCGGGGATGACGGCAGCCCCCCCCTTCACCCCAATTCACCACTTGAGCCGTTTGCCCTATCCAACTTCAGTCCTGCACACCCGCCCGGCCGCGCTGCGCCTTGAGGGCCGAGCGCCTGCTCTTGGCCTCGCGCCGGCGCCGCTCGGAGCCCAGCGTGGGCCGCGTGGCGCGGCGCACACGCGGCGGTCGGGCGACGCTGTCGACCAGGGCCTGCAGGCGCGCGAGCGCGTCCAGGCGGTTGGCCTCCTGGGTGCGGTATTGCTGGGCCTTGATGACCAGCACGCCCTGCTGCGTGATGCGCCCGTCGCGCAGGGCCAAGAGGCGCTGCTTCACGTCCTCGGGCAGGGACGATGCGGCGATGTCGAAGCGCAGGTGCACGGCGCTGGCCACCTTGTTGACGTTCTGCCCGCCCGCGCCCTGGGCGCGCATGGCGCTCCACTCGACCTCGGCCGGGTCGACCCGCAGCGCGGTGTGCCGGTCGGTGACCATGGCCCTCAACCGGCAGAGGCGCCGGCCCGCAGCGCGGCCAGCAGCGCCTGCTCAAAGGCCTCGGGGCGCTCGAACTGCACCCAGTGGCCCGTGTCCTCGATCAGCGTCATGCCGCGAAAGTCCGGCGCGGCCGCAGCGTAGGCGCCCTCGAGCGCGACTATCCACTCCTTGTAGAGCGCATCGGCGCGGCCATAGATGGCGTGCACCGGGCAGCCGACCCGCGGCAGCGCGCGCGCCAGTGCATCGGTGTGCGCCAGGCGCCGGCGTGGCATGCGGTCGCGCAGCACGTTCTGCACATGCAGGCCCAGCGCCAGACCGTCGTGCGCGTCGATCTGGGCCGCGTCGCGGAACATCAGCGCCGCGAGGTTGTAGCGGTGCGCGGCGAGCTGCCCGGCCTCGGGCAGGTGGCGCCAGGCCTTGAGCGCGAACTGCCGCTGCGGCACCACGCCCATGGCGGGCGCGCCCACCAGCACCAGCTGGCGCGCAAGCTCGGGATGGGCCGCGAGCAGCAGCCCGGCCGTGAGCCCGCCGAACGAAAAACCCACCAGGTCGCAGGCGCGCGCGCCGAACAGCGCGAGCAGCCCCTGGGCCAGGGGCTCGACCAGCGCGTCGGCATCCCCGCCCGCCGCGGGCGATGCCGAGTCGCCAAAGCCCGGCAGGTCGGGAATCCACAGCTCGCGGCCCGCGGCGACAAGGCCTTCGATGTTGCGCACCCAATGCGTCCAGCTGCCGCTGCCGCCATGCAGCAGCACCAGCGGCGGCTGGTCACCGCGCGGCGCGCCCCAGACATGCCAGACGAGATCGCCCGCACCGCAGGGCGTGGCCTCGCGCCGGGCCTGCCGCTGCAGGCCCAGCACCTGGGCCGGCACGGGCAGCGTGGCCGGCGGCGGCGCCGTCACCATTGCGCCAGCCCGTCGATGGCGAGCGCGTAGCCCTGCACGCCAAAGCCGCACATCACGGCACGCGCGGCCGCGGCCAGGTAGGAGTGGTGGCGGAAGGCCTCGCGCGCATGGACATTGCTGATGTGCAGCTCCACCAGGGGCACGCCCGTGCCCTTGACGGCATCGAGCAGCGCCACGCTGGTGTGCGTGTAGGCCGCGGCATTGAGCACCACGCCGGCGAGCTGGCCCTCGGCATGCAGCCGGCCGGCCTCGTGAATCCAGTCCACCAGCGCGCCCTCGTGGTTGCTCTGGCGAAACACCAGCGTCAGGCCATGGCGCGCACAGGCCGCGGCGCAGAGGTTCTCCACGTCGGCCAGGGTCTGGGAGCCATAGACCTGGGGCTCGCGCGTGCCCAGCAGGTTGAGATTGGGGCCGTTGAGGACGTAAACGGTTTTGGTCATGTGATGGGTTTGGCAATGGGACTGCGGCATGCCCCGCCAAGGCGGCGGCCCCGCAACGCTTGCATTATGCGTGCCGCCCCGGCAACAAAAAGCGGCCCCGCAGGGCCGCCCGTTTCTCACTCTGCGCGAGCCGCGTCCACATCAATCGTCGTGGTCGTGGCGATGATGGCGACGGTGATGATGGTGGCGATGATGATGGTGGTGCCGGTGGCCGAAGTAGCGCGGCGGCGGATACACCACGGCGGGCGGCGCGTAGTACACCGGGCGCGGCGGCTGGTACACCACCGGGGGCGGCGCGTAGTACACGGGCGGGGGCGGGGCGTAATACCCCGGCGCATTGCCCACACCCACCACCACACCGGGGCCACCCACACCGACGGACCAGTACACATCACTGCGTGCCTGCGCCGTGCCGGCACCCACCATCAGGGCCAGGGCAGCTGCGGCCGATGCGATGGTGGCAAACCAAGAGCGACGTTGGAACATATAGATTCTTCTCCTTTGACTGCAGGGCCTGTCTGCCTTGTGCTGGACACCCCTGAACCGCAGCGAAACCATTCGATTTTCCAAGCCACAACGCACGAGGCCCGCAAAAGGATGGCATGCGCGGGCATTTTTGTTGTTTCCGAACGTTGCCGCCACTGCAGGGTGAACCCTGAGCGCCCGGCCTAGAATTGCGGGATGAGCACCCCAGCCCACAACGACACCACCAACGCCCCCAAGCCCAGCAACTTCCTGCGCCAGATCATCGAGGCCGATCTGGCCCAGGGCACCCATGCCCAGAACCGCTGGGCCGGCAGCCCCGGCGACGCCGCCCACCAGGGCGCGGGCGCGCTGGACCCGGCAAGGATCCGCACGCGCTTTCCGCCAGAGCCC
Protein-coding regions in this window:
- a CDS encoding alpha/beta hydrolase, translated to MVTAPPPATLPVPAQVLGLQRQARREATPCGAGDLVWHVWGAPRGDQPPLVLLHGGSGSWTHWVRNIEGLVAAGRELWIPDLPGFGDSASPAAGGDADALVEPLAQGLLALFGARACDLVGFSFGGLTAGLLLAAHPELARQLVLVGAPAMGVVPQRQFALKAWRHLPEAGQLAAHRYNLAALMFRDAAQIDAHDGLALGLHVQNVLRDRMPRRRLAHTDALARALPRVGCPVHAIYGRADALYKEWIVALEGAYAAAAPDFRGMTLIEDTGHWVQFERPEAFEQALLAALRAGASAG
- the aroQ gene encoding type II 3-dehydroquinate dehydratase, encoding MTKTVYVLNGPNLNLLGTREPQVYGSQTLADVENLCAAACARHGLTLVFRQSNHEGALVDWIHEAGRLHAEGQLAGVVLNAAAYTHTSVALLDAVKGTGVPLVELHISNVHAREAFRHHSYLAAAARAVMCGFGVQGYALAIDGLAQW
- the arfB gene encoding alternative ribosome rescue aminoacyl-tRNA hydrolase ArfB, giving the protein MVTDRHTALRVDPAEVEWSAMRAQGAGGQNVNKVASAVHLRFDIAASSLPEDVKQRLLALRDGRITQQGVLVIKAQQYRTQEANRLDALARLQALVDSVARPPRVRRATRPTLGSERRRREAKSRRSALKAQRGRAGVQD